CCCCCTGCTCCCTTGTCTCCTTCATTCTTGCTCTGGCTGGAGCAAGTTTACATTCTCTTCATGGTCCTCAGGACTCAAACTCCACCCTTCCACAGTCTCCCTGTGTCCTATGGTATACATTTACTGGGACACCTCCGCTTTCCAGGTACCCATACAGGtgctgccaccaccgccgccgccgccgccgccaccgccgccgccgctgccgccgccaccgccaccgccgtgGCCACCCACGCTGTGGTTCTTTCTATGATCTTAATATGACCTTTGTCCACTTCAACTTGGAGCTGACTTCTTTATACTCCAGTTTGAGGTCACCTTCCTGGAGGCTTCTTTTAGGCATGATTTCCCCACAACTTGGTTTATCCATACCATAGATCTTAGGTCATTAAACTATCTCCTTTGTGATTGCAGTTCATATTGGTCATCCTTGTTTTCAGCTTCTAAAGCAGGGACTTTTGATGAAGTGCTACTCGGTGGATGGAGAGGACATAGCACACAGAAGGGTACTTCTGCCATTAGGACCTAGGCTGCAGGGCTCTAACATAAAGAAAAGACAGGCTTGGAATTACTTGTTTCCTCCTTTTAAAAGGCAGATACTGAGAGTGTGGCTGGTCTATTTGAATGCCTCATGAGAACATCACACTTTCTACATCCAACACTGAACTCACCCTCCCGCCTTTAGCGTAGCCCCCGctgtgtaccacattttaaaagaagcatTGGCTTCTAAAAATTTGTCTctctgcattttttctttttttttaattttgtaattatatttatgtacagaaaatTTAGTGTACATTTAACCCTATTTAGTGGCTGGTTCTTcagcctttgccttttccagcttggcaATGCGAGCCACAGACTTAGAACCCAGGACGTTGCCTCCCCAGTGGCGGTGGATCTTGTCATATCTGTCATTATAATTGGTCCGAATAGCttccaccagcttagccagagcacCCTCATCTTCCGAGttaacctgtgtgaaggcaacagCAGTGTATGTCTTCCAGTGGACCAGGTgccccagcctggcctttcccttgcTGATGCTGCTGGGCACCCCCATCTTTCGACACAGAGCAGGCAGGAAAACCACCAGCTCAATGGGGCCTACATCATGGGCAATcaccaccagctgagccttcttgttctccaccAAGGTGGTGACTGTGTTGACTCCTGCTCGGAGGACAGGTGGTCTCTTAGTTGGGGACGTCCCCTTTGCCAGTAGCTTTCTTCTCAACACAGGCTAGTAGCTTTTGCTTCTTCTACTGCTTTGTGCGgccacacttgtgtgtactgagTAGCTGTTTGCCTGTCCAGCTGTTTGCTGGGTGAACTGGTTACTG
This portion of the Apodemus sylvaticus chromosome 1, mApoSyl1.1, whole genome shotgun sequence genome encodes:
- the LOC127676248 gene encoding 60S ribosomal protein L7a-like, yielding MGVPSSISKGKARLGHLVHWKTYTAVAFTQVNSEDEGALAKLVEAIRTNYNDRYDKIHRHWGGNVLGSKSVARIAKLEKAKAEEPATK